One segment of Bacteroidales bacterium DNA contains the following:
- a CDS encoding LytTR family DNA-binding domain-containing protein has protein sequence MKYLIVEDERFAYEELKRMMTELRPGYSLEKRTKTVIDTIGFLKTSTVDLILLDIRLADGNCFEIFNHVEVNTPVIFTTAYDEHAIKAFKLNSIDYLLKPFDEKELEAALVKFENIFHNKSHKTDPKNFEQLLSLKTKNRFLISKGENYHYIETAEIAHFYSEEGVVFLHTFQNKRYIINYTLDQLEQQLDSRLFFRVSRNCIGNVKAIENVAKYFNSRLKLSFLPICPHEVLVSRVRVPDFLKWMDGILE, from the coding sequence ATGAAGTACCTGATAGTAGAAGACGAGCGATTTGCATACGAAGAACTGAAACGTATGATGACGGAGTTACGTCCCGGTTATTCGTTGGAAAAGCGAACCAAAACGGTCATAGACACTATCGGGTTCCTGAAAACATCTACTGTCGATCTGATCCTTTTGGATATACGACTTGCTGACGGAAATTGCTTCGAAATATTCAATCATGTAGAGGTCAATACCCCTGTCATTTTTACTACTGCTTACGATGAACACGCCATCAAAGCGTTCAAACTGAACAGCATTGATTACCTGTTAAAACCTTTCGATGAAAAGGAATTGGAGGCTGCATTAGTTAAATTTGAGAATATCTTTCATAATAAATCTCACAAAACCGACCCCAAGAATTTTGAACAGCTACTATCTCTTAAAACAAAAAACCGTTTCCTTATATCAAAAGGAGAAAACTATCATTATATAGAAACGGCAGAGATTGCTCATTTTTATAGTGAAGAAGGAGTCGTGTTCCTGCATACATTCCAAAATAAACGGTATATCATTAATTATACATTAGACCAGTTAGAACAGCAGCTTGACAGCCGTTTATTTTTCCGTGTATCGCGTAATTGTATTGGCAATGTAAAAGCTATTGAAAATGTTGCCAAATACTTCAATAGCCGTCTGAAACTCTCCTTTTTGCCTATTTGTCCGCATGAAGTGCTGGTCAGCCGTGTACGTGTGCCCGATTTCCTGAAATGGATGGACGGGATTCTGGAATAA
- a CDS encoding DUF6268 family outer membrane beta-barrel protein, with product MKSVTVLLTVLGILLCVEGKAQQVSFKTEYMGSSSYRFLPPGDKPSEKIGDAKGSAVVYQGAVNIPLSMKLNENNCPTAWGIGLGGSYTSLNNKNFADYMPSEIMNLQVGLYHLRPLNDKWSMRASVGIAVLAPSADFSKIRFKHVLGSGGVVFIRHLKPNLSIGGGVAINSSLGYPMVFPTVYLNWELNGKFDVNVELVEGLDVSAGYSFNDWFKLSYTLEMNGQAALLEKDGKDVIFSHQYIVTGFRPEIKVGKTGLSMTAMAGLNLFRPASYSDRTLKGVFASDNDYYFSVSPYMSFGIKYNF from the coding sequence ATGAAGTCAGTAACAGTATTATTAACAGTATTAGGAATCCTTCTATGTGTGGAAGGAAAAGCGCAACAAGTGTCTTTTAAGACAGAGTATATGGGAAGTTCAAGTTATCGGTTTTTGCCGCCCGGCGACAAACCCAGTGAAAAAATCGGAGATGCCAAAGGTTCTGCTGTCGTCTATCAAGGAGCAGTCAATATACCCTTATCCATGAAACTGAATGAGAACAATTGTCCGACAGCTTGGGGAATTGGTCTCGGCGGGTCATATACTTCATTGAATAACAAGAATTTCGCAGATTATATGCCTTCCGAAATCATGAATTTACAGGTAGGGCTTTACCATTTACGCCCCTTAAATGATAAATGGTCGATGCGGGCAAGTGTGGGTATAGCTGTACTTGCTCCTTCCGCCGATTTTTCTAAAATCAGGTTCAAGCACGTGCTTGGAAGCGGAGGCGTTGTTTTTATCCGCCACCTGAAACCCAATCTGTCTATTGGCGGGGGTGTGGCTATAAACAGTTCGTTGGGTTATCCGATGGTATTCCCTACGGTATACCTGAATTGGGAGCTTAACGGGAAGTTCGATGTAAATGTGGAGTTGGTCGAAGGCTTAGACGTATCAGCAGGTTATAGTTTCAACGATTGGTTTAAATTATCGTATACTTTAGAAATGAACGGACAAGCAGCTTTGTTGGAAAAAGACGGTAAAGATGTAATATTCTCTCATCAATATATCGTAACTGGGTTCCGCCCCGAAATAAAGGTTGGTAAAACCGGATTATCTATGACAGCTATGGCTGGGTTGAACTTGTTCCGTCCTGCTTCTTACAGCGACAGAACTTTGAAGGGAGTCTTTGCATCGGATAATGATTATTATTTCTCTGTTTCCCCCTACATGTCTTTCGGAATCAAATATAATTTCTGA